The nucleotide window TTAAAAATCCGGGATAGTTTAAAAGTTTCACTTGGAATAATTTTGAGTAAAACTCGATTATCAGAATATTTTGCTTCCCAAAAAGACACTTTGAAAGCTATCCAATATGCAAAACAAGCTCTCGTTTTATCTCATAAAACAAATCGATTAAGAAGCATTTTGGAACCTCTCAAACAAATGAAAGCTGTTGATCCAAAAAATGCTTCTGTTTATTCCAATGAATACATCCTTATCAATGACCGCCTGCAAAAAGCGGAACGAAAAATGGGAGAAAAATTTTCCCGAATAGAATATGAAACTGACGAAATAAAAGTAGAAAATTCAAATCTAGAAGGTCAAAACAAAAAGCTTTTATTGATTTTTGGAGCTTCTACAATCTTGGCAATTTTATTATACACCATCAAATTGCAAAAAGTTAAGCAACGCGAACTACTATTCAAACAACAGCAACAGCAGGCCAATGCCGAAATCTATAATCTATTGATTAATCAGCAAAACACTATAGAAATAAACAATATCGAAGAGAAAAAAAGAGTTGCAAGAGAGTTACATGATGGAGTTCTTGGCAGAATGTTTGGTATTCGTATCAATCTGGACAGTTTAAATAAAATCAATGACGAATCTGGTATTGAACGACGGCTTAATTATCTTACGGAGCTTAAAAACATCGAACAGGATATTCGTGAAATTTCTCATAACCTAAATCGTGAAAAATCAGAATTAATTAATAATTTCGTAGCAATTGTCACTAATCTGTTTGAGGAGCAGAAAAAAACCTATGCTACTAAATTTGTTGCCTATATTGATCCCTCAATAAAATGGGATATGATTGACAATACCGTGAAGATTAATCTGTACAGGATTCTTCAGGAGTCGCTTCAAAATTGCAATAAATACGCAAATGCAACAAAAATAAAAGTAGAATTCAAAAAACTAGATAATTTCAGTTTGCAATTAAGGATTAGTGATGATGGTAAAGGATTCAGTATTAGCAAAGCAAAAAAAGGCATTGGGCTCCAAAATATAAAAACAAGAACAATAGAATGCGAGGGAACGCTTGAACTAAAATCGAAAAAAGAAGAAGGAACTTCAATTGCAGTTACAATCCCGATTAAAAAAACACCAAAACCTACAGCATAATGACAGTTGATTCAAAAGTCGAAAATTTAATTAAAAAAAATATTTTAATAGTAGACGACCATCCTTTTATAATCGACGGGTATAAAAACGCCATTACACGTTACAAACCCGAAGTTTATGATTATTCATTTACACAAGGCAAAGACTGTGAGTCGGGCTATAATATTATTTCAAATCCCGAAACAAAGCCTTTTGACATAGCATTTTTAGATATCAGTATGCCGCCTTTTGAGGAAAAAGGAATTGTTTCTGGAGAAGATTTGGCAAAACTATTAATGGATTTGATGCCAAATTGCAAAATTATTCTGCTAACGATGTACACGGAATTACTCAAAATAAAAAGCATAATTGAAACCATAAACCCCGCTGGACTTGTTATAAAAAATGATCTGACTTTTGATGAATTGCTTTTTGGTTTTGATATTATATTAAGAGACGAAATCTATTACAGCCACTCCGTGATTAAGATGGACAAACAAATCAATAGTGATTGTGAAGAAATCGATCAATTCGACAAATTAATTTTATTCCATATTTCGAAAGGGACAAAAATCAAAGACATCCCACAATACGTTCCCATTTCATTGGACGCTATTGAAAGCAGAAAAGTAAATCTAAAAGAATTATTTAAAATCGAAGAAGGAAGTGATATCGATTTAATACGCGAGGCAAAACTTAAAGGAATTATTTTCTAACAAAAAACGACACCGTTTTCAGTGTCGCTTTTTAGTTTTATCAAAAGTTTATTACTCGCTTATTGCATCCCAGCCTCTCGCTTTCAAAGGAATTTTAGTATTAGCTCGGGTTACCAGATGTACTCCTTCGCTTTCCTGCGTCATATGACCGATAATGCTCAAATTTGGGTTTCCTTTTATTTTATCAAAATCTTCGATAGGTATTGTAAAGAGTAATTCATAATCTTCACCTCCATTAATAGCAACAGTAGTACTGTCAATATTAAATTCTTCACAAACATTAATTAACTGCGGATCCAAAGGCAATTTGTCCTCATATAAATTACAACCAATACCGGACTGCTTGCACAAATGCATAATTTCTGAAGATAAGCCATCGGAAATATCAATCATCGCCGTTGGTTTGATTTCCAAAGCGTGTAACAAAGTACGAATATCTGTTCGCGCCTCAGGTTTTAGTTGGCGCTCAATTAAATAAGCATACGCATCCAAATCAGGTTGTGAATTTGGATTCACCTGAAAAACCTGTTTTTCTCTTTCTAATACTTGCAAACCCATGTAAGCGGCTCCTATATCACCACTAACCACTAGCAAATCAGTACTTTTCGCCCCATTTCTATAAACAATTTCACTTTCATCAGCTTCGCCTAAAACCGTAACACTAATGATTAATCCTTTTTGAGAAGAAGTAGTGTCTCCACCAATTAAATCCACTTTATATTCTCGAGCTGCATGAGCAATTCCTTCGTACAATTCCTCCAATGCTTCCAATGGAAAACGATTCGATACCGCTATCGAAACTGTTATCTGAGTCGGTTTGGCATTCATTGCGCAAATATCAGACACATTGACTACTACAGCTTTGTAACCCAAATGCTTCAAAGGCACATAAGCCAAATCAAAATGAACACCTTCAATTAACAAATCGGTCGAAACTACCACTTTTTTATCTTTAAAATCCAAAATTGCGGCATCATCACCAATTCCCTTTAAGGTAGAAGCCTGTGTGATTTCGAAATTTTTTGTCAAATGGTCAATTAAACCAAATTCTCCTAATTGAGCTATACTGGTGCGTTGTGGGTTTTTATCTTCAATCATAGTTATTGCGAAGAACGGGGCATCTACCTCATCCTTTAATTAAATTAATTTTGAAGTGCAAAGATACAAAGTTGATTGGCTTAATATATTTAAAAGTACAGTGATTTTTTGGCAGTTATAATAATGGTTATCAATATTTTTCGCATCTTTAATATTCAATATCGATTACACAAAAAGGTATTGGACCAAATAAAACATATTAATTGTTTAAAACTCCAAAAAATGAACACATACGACATCATAACCCTGACTGTAAATCCGGCCTTGGACAAAAGCACCCACTTTAAAGGTTTGGTTGCCGAACAAAAAATACGTTGCTCCGAACCTAGATTTGATGCCGGAGGCGGCGGTATAAATGTTTCCAAAGCGATTTCCCGTTTGGGAGGTTCATCCTTGGCAGTCTTTACTTCGGGAGGTCCGTTGGGAAAAATGCTGGAAGAATTGGTTGCAAAAGAATCCATCGCTTATCAAGCCGTACCTGTTCAATCCTGGACTAGAGAAAGTTTTGTAGCCGTAGATGATAATACTAATTCACAATACCGTTTTGGTTTTACTGGAGGAGAAATAACAGATGAGGAAGAGCTAACCGTACTCGAGGCTATAGCCAACTTAAAGCCAAAATTCTTAGTGGGTAGCGGCAGTCTAAGCGAAGGCATTTCATCGGATTTTTATCAAAAAGTAGCCGAAATTGCAAAAAAATCCAATTCGAAATTAATAGTGGACACCTCGGGTGAAGCTTTGGAAAAAGTGCTGCAGACCGGTGCTTTCCTCATCAAGCCAAATGTGGGAGAACTAGCAAAACTAATAGGTGTTGAACGACTGGAAATGGAGGAAGTAAACGATGCCGCCAAACAGATTATTGCCAAAGGCGGAGCCGAAATTATTGTTGTATCACTTGGTCCTCAAGGAGCAGTTTTGGTTACCAAAGACAATTATGAATTTGTCCCAGCCCCAAATGTAGCCAAAAGAAGCACCGTTGGTGCCGGCGACAGCATGGTTGGCGGAATGGTTTGGGCGCTTTCGCAAAATAAAAGCCTGAAAGAAGTCATCCGTTGGGGCGTTGCCTGCGGTTCTGCCGCCACAATGAATGAAGGAACGCAATTGTTTAAAGGCAGCGATGCACAAAGGTTGTTCGATTGGCTGACGAATAAATAATCGTTAAAACACGTTACGACGTAGAGACGTTGCACTGCAACGTCTCTGCAACGTATAACGATGAAAATAAATCATAAAACAAAAAACCTGACAATTTTCATCATCAGGTTTTCTCTATGTTTTCCAATTCCCCCTTCGGGGGTTAGGGGGATTAATCATTCAATTTCAAAACAGCCATAAACGCCTCTTGCGGAATTTCAACGTTTCCTACCTGACGCATACGTTTTTTACCTTTTTTCTGTTTTTCCAATAATTTACGTTTACGGGAAATATCACCACCGTAACATTTGGCAGTAACGTCTTTACGCAAGGCTTTAACCGTTTCACGAGCAATAATTTTAGCCCCGATTGCTGCCTGAATCGGAATATCAAATTGTTGTCTCGGAATCAACTCACGCAATTTTTCAGTCATTTTTTTACCAATGTTATAAGCATTGTCTTCGTGAATCAAAGCCGAAAGAGCATCTACATTTTGACCATTCAATAAAACATCCAATTTTACCAATTTAGAAGTTCGCATTCCAATTGGTGAATAATCAAATGAAGCATATCCTTTAGAAACTGTTTTCAATCGATCGTAGAAATCAAATACGATTTCAGCCAATGGCATATCAAAATTCAATTCAACACGCTCCGTTGTCAAATACGTTTGGTTGGTAATCAGACCACGTTTTTCAATACACAAACTCATAACATTACCCACGAAATCCGCTTTGGTAATGATTGTTGCTTTAATATAAGGTTCTTCAACACGGTCTAATCTTGAAGGCTCCGGCAAATCCGAAGGATTATTTACAATCAAAATGGTTTCGGGGTCTTTTTTTGTAAAAGCGTGGTACGAAACGTTCGGAACCGTAGTAATTACAGTCATATCAAATTCACGCTCCAAACGCTCCTGGATAATCTCCATGTGCAACATTCCCAAGAATCCGCAACGGAAACCAAAACCTAAAGCCGCCGAACTCTCTGCTACAAAAACTAGCGAAGCATCATTCAACTGTAATTTTTCCATCGAAGAACGCAAATCTTCATAATCCTCAGTGTCAACTGGATAAATTCCGGCAAAAACCATCGGTTTTACATCCTCAAAACCAGTAATCATATTTGTCGTAGGCGTTTTGGCATCGGTAATCGTATCCCCTACTTTTACCTCTTTGGCTTCTTTAATTCCAGAAATCAAATACCCAACATCTCCAGTCGAAATCACATTTTTAGGAACCTGATTCAGTTTCAATGTCCCCACTTCATCGGCAAAATATTCATTGCCGGTTGCCATAAATTTAATTTTTTGACCTTTCTTGATTTCTCCGTTTACTACTCTAAAAATAACCTCAATTCCTCGGAACGGATTATAATGTGAGTCAAAAATCAATGCCTGCAAAGGCTCTTCTTTATCTCCTTTTGGAGCAGGAATTTTTTCAATAATTGCTGCCAAAATATTCTCCACACCAAAACCAGTCTTCCCCGAAGCATGAATAATATCTTCCAGTTTACATCCAAGTAAATCAATAATATCATCGCTCACTTCCTCTGGATTTGCGCTTGGCAAATCGACTTTGTTCAATACCGGAATAATCTCCAAGTCATTTTCCAAAGCCAAATATAAGTTAGAAATCGTTTGAGCCTGAATACTTTGCGCTGCATCCACAATCAAAAGCGCCCCTTCGCAAGCCGCAATCGAACGGGAAACCTCATACGAAAAATCTACGTGCCCCGGAGTATCAATCAGGTTCAGGATATAATCCTCGCCTTTGTATTTGTATTCCATCTGAATGGCATGACTCTTAATCGTAATCCCACGTTCGCGCTCCAAGTCCATGTTGTCCAGCAACTGCGCCTTTTCCTCACGAGCCGTCACCGTTTGAGTCGCCCCCAACAATCGATCTGCCAAAGTACTTTTTCCGTGGTCAATGTGTGCAATAATGCAAAAATTCCTAATATGTTTCATGTATAATGATGTCTAAACTTATATTTTTCCGAACAGCCACTGGCTGTTCTCCTCTTAATCTCAAATCTCACGCAAACGCCTTAGCGACAATTAATCTGCAAATATAGTCTAAATTAAACAGTTTCAAAGTTTCAAAATAGGAAACTCAAGCATTTGCCCAAAGTCTTCTCAAATTGTACTATTTATACCCGCCAATTGGCATTCATGACATTCAAAATCAAAGCATTAACAACCTATTATCATTAAGTTTTTTATCCTTTCGTTGAAAAAACGTAATTTTGCAAAAAATTTCAAGGAAAATGATCAAGATAGGCAACATAGAATTACCAGATTTCCCACTTTTACTTGCACCAATGGAGGACGTGAGCGATCCGCCATTTCGCAGATTATGTAAAATGCACGGAGCCGACTTGATGTATTCTGAATTTATTTCTTCCGAAGGATTAATTCGCGACGCCATCAAAAGCAGAATGAAATTAGATATTTTCGATTACGAACGTCCTGTAGGAATTCAAATTTTTGGCGGTGACGAAGAAGCGATGGCTTTGTCATCAAAAATCGTTTCAACCGTAAACCCTGATTTGATAGATATTAATTTTGGCTGTCCCGTAAAAAAAGTAGTTTGCAAAGGTGCCGGCGCCGGAGTTTTGAAAGATGTTGATTTAATGGTTCGGTTAACCAAAGCCGTTATCGACAGCACCCATTTACCTGTTACGGTAAAAACCCGTTTGGGTTGGGACGACTCTTCCATAAATATTGATGAAGTTGCCGAGCGTTTACAAGATATTGGCGTAGCCGCTCTAAGTATTCACGCCAGAACACGCGCCCAAATGTACAAAGGCCATTCTGATTGGTCGCATATTGCCCGCGTTAAAAACAATCCTAGAATCACGATGCCAATTTTTGGAAACGGAGATATCGATTCCCCCGAAAAAGCATTACATTATAAAAACGAATACGGCATCGACGGAATAATGATTGGTCGTGCCGCCATTGGTTATCCTTGGATTTTTAACGAAATCAAACATTTCTTTAAAACTGGTGAACACTTGGCAAAACCCACCGTCTCAGATAGAGTCGAAGCCGTGCGCAATCACCTCACTTGGGCAATGCAATGGAAAGGAGAACGCCTCGGAATAGTAGAAACACGTCCGCATTACACCAATTATTTCAAAGGAATTCATTCCTTCAAAACCTATAGACAGAAATTAGTAACTCTAGACAATCCTGAAGAATTATTCTCTCATTTGGACGAAATAAAAGAGGCTTATTTAGATTATGAGTTGGTGTAAAAATTTTTCACCGCAAATTCGCAAATTCAAGTCTTTAACAGTTCTTTTTTAAGATTCTAAATTTACTTCGTCCGTTCGCTGTCACTCGGGTGTGAAATTTCGCCCAAGGCGGAGTAAAATCATATCAGGCAGCTATTTTATTCGTGCATTCGTGGGAAAATTAACTCATGCGTTTACCCTGAATTGCCTATAAAATAATTTGCGAATTTG belongs to Flavobacterium gilvum and includes:
- a CDS encoding 1-phosphofructokinase family hexose kinase produces the protein MNTYDIITLTVNPALDKSTHFKGLVAEQKIRCSEPRFDAGGGGINVSKAISRLGGSSLAVFTSGGPLGKMLEELVAKESIAYQAVPVQSWTRESFVAVDDNTNSQYRFGFTGGEITDEEELTVLEAIANLKPKFLVGSGSLSEGISSDFYQKVAEIAKKSNSKLIVDTSGEALEKVLQTGAFLIKPNVGELAKLIGVERLEMEEVNDAAKQIIAKGGAEIIVVSLGPQGAVLVTKDNYEFVPAPNVAKRSTVGAGDSMVGGMVWALSQNKSLKEVIRWGVACGSAATMNEGTQLFKGSDAQRLFDWLTNK
- the dusB gene encoding tRNA dihydrouridine synthase DusB, which produces MIKIGNIELPDFPLLLAPMEDVSDPPFRRLCKMHGADLMYSEFISSEGLIRDAIKSRMKLDIFDYERPVGIQIFGGDEEAMALSSKIVSTVNPDLIDINFGCPVKKVVCKGAGAGVLKDVDLMVRLTKAVIDSTHLPVTVKTRLGWDDSSINIDEVAERLQDIGVAALSIHARTRAQMYKGHSDWSHIARVKNNPRITMPIFGNGDIDSPEKALHYKNEYGIDGIMIGRAAIGYPWIFNEIKHFFKTGEHLAKPTVSDRVEAVRNHLTWAMQWKGERLGIVETRPHYTNYFKGIHSFKTYRQKLVTLDNPEELFSHLDEIKEAYLDYELV
- a CDS encoding response regulator, encoding MTVDSKVENLIKKNILIVDDHPFIIDGYKNAITRYKPEVYDYSFTQGKDCESGYNIISNPETKPFDIAFLDISMPPFEEKGIVSGEDLAKLLMDLMPNCKIILLTMYTELLKIKSIIETINPAGLVIKNDLTFDELLFGFDIILRDEIYYSHSVIKMDKQINSDCEEIDQFDKLILFHISKGTKIKDIPQYVPISLDAIESRKVNLKELFKIEEGSDIDLIREAKLKGIIF
- a CDS encoding tetratricopeptide repeat-containing sensor histidine kinase, which translates into the protein MKIKSFILSFFLIFLIGCTNKKKSEQNTISSEDSLSNYLSLANDIHLSKKEKQKYNHKAFEIIINQKEDSLNRVNLFKIANRYYNMNDWEGYFKTSKLVLERAKNSNDSVSMAKAYTYLGDYYSMKSISDSAFYCYFKAEKLYLAKNDNYNLAKTLISKANLQYNENNFFNSEIAVFKALRTIKGEKANDLLYDSYNLLGILYNDWEEYNKALEFHNKALKSIDDQSIPKEFQSRATSLNNIGYVYLNLKDYKQAKNYFEKGLKQENLFVEKPALYSMLLDNFAYAKFKLNETEGLPDQFYKALKIRDSLKVSLGIILSKTRLSEYFASQKDTLKAIQYAKQALVLSHKTNRLRSILEPLKQMKAVDPKNASVYSNEYILINDRLQKAERKMGEKFSRIEYETDEIKVENSNLEGQNKKLLLIFGASTILAILLYTIKLQKVKQRELLFKQQQQQANAEIYNLLINQQNTIEINNIEEKKRVARELHDGVLGRMFGIRINLDSLNKINDESGIERRLNYLTELKNIEQDIREISHNLNREKSELINNFVAIVTNLFEEQKKTYATKFVAYIDPSIKWDMIDNTVKINLYRILQESLQNCNKYANATKIKVEFKKLDNFSLQLRISDDGKGFSISKAKKGIGLQNIKTRTIECEGTLELKSKKEEGTSIAVTIPIKKTPKPTA
- the thiL gene encoding thiamine-phosphate kinase: MIEDKNPQRTSIAQLGEFGLIDHLTKNFEITQASTLKGIGDDAAILDFKDKKVVVSTDLLIEGVHFDLAYVPLKHLGYKAVVVNVSDICAMNAKPTQITVSIAVSNRFPLEALEELYEGIAHAAREYKVDLIGGDTTSSQKGLIISVTVLGEADESEIVYRNGAKSTDLLVVSGDIGAAYMGLQVLEREKQVFQVNPNSQPDLDAYAYLIERQLKPEARTDIRTLLHALEIKPTAMIDISDGLSSEIMHLCKQSGIGCNLYEDKLPLDPQLINVCEEFNIDSTTVAINGGEDYELLFTIPIEDFDKIKGNPNLSIIGHMTQESEGVHLVTRANTKIPLKARGWDAISE
- the lepA gene encoding translation elongation factor 4 gives rise to the protein MKHIRNFCIIAHIDHGKSTLADRLLGATQTVTAREEKAQLLDNMDLERERGITIKSHAIQMEYKYKGEDYILNLIDTPGHVDFSYEVSRSIAACEGALLIVDAAQSIQAQTISNLYLALENDLEIIPVLNKVDLPSANPEEVSDDIIDLLGCKLEDIIHASGKTGFGVENILAAIIEKIPAPKGDKEEPLQALIFDSHYNPFRGIEVIFRVVNGEIKKGQKIKFMATGNEYFADEVGTLKLNQVPKNVISTGDVGYLISGIKEAKEVKVGDTITDAKTPTTNMITGFEDVKPMVFAGIYPVDTEDYEDLRSSMEKLQLNDASLVFVAESSAALGFGFRCGFLGMLHMEIIQERLEREFDMTVITTVPNVSYHAFTKKDPETILIVNNPSDLPEPSRLDRVEEPYIKATIITKADFVGNVMSLCIEKRGLITNQTYLTTERVELNFDMPLAEIVFDFYDRLKTVSKGYASFDYSPIGMRTSKLVKLDVLLNGQNVDALSALIHEDNAYNIGKKMTEKLRELIPRQQFDIPIQAAIGAKIIARETVKALRKDVTAKCYGGDISRKRKLLEKQKKGKKRMRQVGNVEIPQEAFMAVLKLND